The following proteins are encoded in a genomic region of Oreochromis aureus strain Israel breed Guangdong linkage group 8, ZZ_aureus, whole genome shotgun sequence:
- the rundc3ab gene encoding RUN domain-containing protein 3A: MEQAAMAMGDVSKKASTRNLAVERKNLLTVCRFSVKTLLEKYTAEPIDDSSEEFVNFAAILEHILSHRFKGSSSWFDGQRSYWDYIRLACAKIPNSCISSIESMENISTSRAKGRAWMRVALMEKRLSEYIATALRDSRTTKRFYAEGAIMLREEATVLTGMLIGLGAIDFSFCLKGEALDGKSPAVIDYTPYLKFTQSYDYLSDDDDQQSVDSSASDDSVPEHPYIPLVTDEESWSTKCRKMEQRFKIVNAQKGYLEELVRLRESQLKNTETENKRLKARLEELQTQSQQEKRELEAIVLELQEQLTSLIPCDSNHLAKNLSIPLVNQWPTLEPFDSQEDVKLFRRRSFPSTELLSVEVSLDSDSQRTQEKQNGRAWCTEKDYTPSMMGLCGSLASFPSCKSLTSLKSSECLVNISTENSPALSPS; this comes from the exons ATGGAGCAGGCAGCGATGGCCATGGGAGATGTCTCGAAAAAAGCATCTACTCGGAACCTGGCGGTGGAGAGGAAAAACCTCCTCACGGTCTGCAG GTTTTCGGTTAAGACCCTGCTGGAGAAATACACGGCCGAGCCCATCGATGATTCATCAGAAGAGTTCGTCAATTTCGCCGCCATCCTTGAACACATCCTCAGCCATCGTTTCAAAG GCTCTAGTAGCTGGTTCGATGGTCAGAGGAGTTACTGGGACTACATCCGCCTGGCGTGTGCTAAAATCCCCAACAGCTGCATTAGCAGCATTGAGAGCATGGAAAACATCAGCACCTCACGAGCCAAG GGCCGAGCCTGGATGAGAGTAGCCCTGATGGAGAAGAGGCTATCTGAATACATCGCCACTGCCCTGAGGGACAGCAGAACAACCAA GAGGTTCTATGCAGAGGGAGCCATCATGTTAAGAGAAGAAGCTACAGTGCTAACAGGGATGCTAATAGGTCTTGGAGCTATAGACTTTAG CTTCTGTTTAAAAGGGGAGGCCCTGGATGGGAAATCTCCTGCAGTGATTGACTATACTCCATACTTGAAATTCACACAAAG CTATGATTACCTGAGCGATGACGATGACCAGCAGAGTGTTGACAGCAGCGCGAGTGACGACAGCGTCCCTGAACATCCTTACATCCCCCTGGTCACAGACGAGGAGAGCTGGAGCACAAAGTGTCGCAAGATGGAGCAGAGGTTCAAGATTGTCAATGCACAAAAG GGTTACCTGGAGGAGCTTGTACGTCTGCGTGAGTCACAGCTGAAGAACACAGAGACGGAGAACAAGAGGCTAAAGGCTCGGCTGGAGGAGCTGCAGACCCAGAGCCAACAGGAGAAAAGGGAACTGGAGGCCATCGTCTTGGAGCTTCAGGAGCAACT GACAAGCTTGATTCCGTGTGACTCCAACCACTTGGCGAAAAACCTCTCAATCCCACTCGTCAACCAGTGGCCAACGCTCGAGCCGTTCGACAGCCAAGAGGACGTGAAGCTGTTTCGCAG gAGGAGTTTTCCAAGCACAGAGCTGCTATCGGTGGAGGTCAGCCTGGATTCTGACTCTCAGAGGACTCAGGAGAAACAGAATGGGAGGGCCTGGTGCACAG AAAAGGACTACACCCCCTCCATGATGGGCCTGTGTGGATCCTTGGCGTCCTTCCCAAGCTGCAAATCTCTGACTAGCCTGAAGTCCAGCGAGTGCCTGGTCAACATCAGCACAGAGAACAGTCCTGCCCTCTCTCCCAGCTAG